In the Patescibacteria group bacterium genome, TGCCATACCTTTGTTAACTCTGACAAACTCTGTAGATACTCTATGGGCCCTAAGGCTTAATAATATTTGTTCGCCCACCGTATCATCCCCGACATTGGCGTACAAGCTAGAGTTTAGACCTAACCTAGCGAAGCAGACAGCTGCATTGGGGCTGTTGCCGACACCAGCCACCACTATGGCTTCATCGAACGGTATCTTTGTCCCGAATGTCATGCATAATAGCGGGTGATGTGAATTGGGGTGCTCAATTTTAGCTTCATGAGGCAGAAGCTTAATAAAGGCATCGGTTACTACATCTCCAACACTTAGCACATCTATCCTACTATTGTTCATTTTTATAATACTCCTGTTTCTACTTTAATTGTTCTAAGGGCTGGCTTGCGTAATACTCCCGCTCGAGTGCCAAAAACTTCTAGCACCGAGCATGCGTTAGCGCTAGCGAATGTCAGAGCTTCCGGCACGGTTTTTTGCTGGAAAATTGCCGAGGCATAACTGGCCGCAAAAATATCATTAGCTCCTGTCATGTCTAGTGGATTAACTTTTTTATAGGTCCCGCAAGAATACATGGTCTGATCGTGAAAAGCATAAGACTCTTTACTAACATCATATAGTAAAACCGACTTTGATCCAAGGGCGCTTAGCTGTCTGATAATTTCCGCGCTGTCTGAAACCCCATCAAAGAAGCTGGAGGCAAAATCAATTGGCATCATCATGCTAGTGAGCCTAGAAAGTGCATAGTTCATTTGTTTAGTTTTATAGCCACTAGTGCTAGTGACATTTGCAATCAAGCTGGCCCCGCAAGATTTAGCCCACTCAACAAAAAACTTAAACAACTTAAAATCAACTGGCAGTTCAGCCAAATATAGGGCCCTAGCAGTAAGGCCAGGGAACCTTACATCATGGCCTCGTAAGGAATTAACTGAATTTTTATAGGATAAATCTATATCCTGCGCTCTTTCGGTTACAATGTGGATATTTAAATCTGTATGGTGCTCGGGATTGTTGATAAGCAGCTCGTGTTCAATACCCTCATGTTTTAATATTATTTTTATCTGATTGGCTAAATGGTCCTTACCAGTCCGGGCAATACAGCCTGTCTTGATGCCCTGACGAGCAAAGCATATCGCTGAGTTTAGGCCTGGGCCGCCTGCTTCATATACCGAGTGGTCAACCTGGTATTGAGCACCACTCTGGAGGGTTATAGAATCATCCTTGCTCATTAAGCTCGGTTTTATGCTTTTACCGCTGATAAAAATATCAAAGCCAACCGAGCCGACAGTTATTATATCTAGATTCATCTTTTTGGTGCCTTTAGCAGTTTGCTCGCAAGATTAATAATAGATGCACTATCTAGCTGGTATTCGGCCCATAGCTGCTTGACCTCTCCGGACTGCCCATATCTGTCCTTAATGCCAATCCTCCATAATGTGGCTGCTGACTGCTCGCTAATTAGTTCTGCCACAGCCCCACCGAGGCCGCCAGAGGCCTGAGCCTCCTCTACCGTTATGACCTTTTTAGTTTTATTGGCACTTTTTAATATTAGCTCGTTATCTAGCGGTTTTATTGTTGGGCAGTTAATGACCTCAACATCTACACCCTGTTTGGCTAATTCTTCAGCTGCTTTTAAGGCCTCATAAACCAAAGTGCCACAGGCTACTAGGGTTAGGTCCTTGCCATCGCGCAAAACCAATGCCTTGCCAATAACAAACGGCGTCGAGTCGGTTGTAACTACTGCAGTTTTTTCGCGGGCTAGCCTAAGATACCCCGGGCTAGCTGTCTTGGCTAACGCCATAGTAGCCTTTCGGGCCTCTGTACTATCGCAAGGCACAATTACAGTCATATTTGGTAGTGCCCTCATCAGTGCGATATCCTCGAGCATTTGGTGTGTTGCTCCATCGGGCCCTACAGATACCCCTGCATGGCAGCCGACTATCTTAACATTCCTATCATTTAGGCATATTGTGGTACGAATTTGCTCCCAATTCCTTCCAGGACTAAAGCTAGCATAACTAGTAGTGAATGGTTTTTTACCCACGGCTGCTAGGCCGCTAGCAACGGTAACCATATTTTGCTCTGCAACACCTACCTCTATAAACCTATCCGGGAAGGCTTTCTTGAACAACTCTACCTGAGTAGACTCAGTTAAATCTGCCGTCATGGCGACAATACTATCATCGATCTTGCCAGCCTCCAGCAGGCCTTCGCCAAAACCTAAGCGATTAGATTCATATACCATGTCCTGACTAAAGATATCAGGGTTAAGCTTTGCGTCTTTATTCATGCTCACTCCTAATTTTGCCGTTCAGAGTTCGAAGCCTTTCGAGAGCCATTTTAGCCTGAACCTCTTTGGGAGGATCACCGGGAATATCCTTAAGGCCTGGCGGCATACCATGCCAGCGATAATCAAACTCCATGAAGTCCACACCTTTACCAGGTATGGTATGGGCGACTATACAGGTGGGTTTTTCGAAAATAGCTCGGCTTTGCTGCATGGCCGATATAATCTCTTCGAAATTATGCCCGTCAATTTCAATCACATGCCAATTAAAGGCTTGATACTTCATTGCAAAGGGCTCCAGGGGCATAATATCCTCAGTAACACCATCTATCTGAATATTATTTCGGTCAACAACCACTGTGAGGTTACTAAGCTTATTCTTGCCAGCAAACATTATTGCTTCCCAGGTATTACCCTCCTGATGCTCACCATCACTAGTCAAGCACCAAACCCTCTGCTCTTTTTGCGAATCCATCCTTAAGCCATAGGCCATCCCAGAGGCTTGGCTTATACCACTGCCTAGTGGGCCACTGGTAGTCTCCAGGCCTGGGAGGCGAGTTCGCTCGGGGTGGCCTTGCAGCCTAGTACCAAACTTACGAAGCGTCTTTAACTCTGAGCGAGGGAAATAGCCAGAATTAGCCATGGTGGCATACAAAACTGGGTTGATGTGCCCATTACTCAGGACTACTCTGTCTCTATCCGGCCAGTTAGGGTCTTTGGGCTTGTGGCGTAGGACCTCAAAATATAAGGCTGTAAATACATCCGCCATACCCAAAGGACCTGCTGTATGGCCACTTCCGGCCTGCACTAGCATATAGATGATATCTTGGCGAATCTGGTTTGCAATTAACTCTAATTCTTTGGTGCTGTGGATCATATTAAATAGCCCAATAGCTGCATATAATTACTGAGTGGGTCGTGAGAATTAAATATTGCCGAATTAATGTTGACTATATCGAAACCAGCTTGAAGCACCTTTTTTGCATTTTTGAGGTTGACACCGCCGTCTAGGCCTATCTCGGCTGCTGGGAACAATTCTCTGGCCTCTGGCAGCCTATCAAAAACCATTGGGTCCAGCTTTTGGCCAGCGAAGCCTGCTGGGTAGCCCATAATAAGTACATGGTTTAATAGTTCACTAAATGGCTTTAATTTTGCCAAATTAGTTTCTGGGTTTATGGCCACACCGCAGCTAAAACCAGACTTTTTTATGCGCTCCAGGTGAGGCTCGATATTTTCAACTGCCTCATACTGCAAAATAATAGTGTTCACATTAATCAGTATGGCTTGATCGATGTATAGCTTTGGCTCTTTAACCATCAGGTGAACATCCATTCTAATATCAGTTAGCCTGCCTACCTCGCTTAGGCCTATTGTCTTGTTGTCTACATATTCTCCATCTATTATATCTAGCTGGAACCGATTAGTCAGCTGTCTAATGATACTTAGTTTGCTAAGATAATCGGCTTTATTACCCACAAGAACTGCTGGCACAATCCTAGTCATAGCCCACTCTCCGATTCTATTTGTCCAATCTCTTCTATCCTGCGTTTATGGCGCGCCAGCTCTGAGAAGGGTGTGTCTAGCCAGAGTTTTGATATTTCATATAACTGTTTATCTGATAGCTCTCCTGAAGATAAGCTAAGTACATTGCTATCATTATCCTGCCTTGTCTCAAATGCCTGAGATTTATTAAGGACTGCAACTGCTCGTATGCCCTTGACCTTATTGGCCGCTATCGCCATACCTTCGCCACTATGACAAATAAGTATCCCCATCGACTTAGCATTTTCTGTGACGGCGAGTGAAACCTTCTTGGCATAAAGTGGGTAGTCATCGTCTGGATCCAGCTTGTATGGCCCCATATCAAAGAGCTCATAACTACCCTCGAGTTTTTTTGCTAGGCCTTGTTTTTTGATAAAACCAGCATGGTCGGCGGCGATAAAAACTTTCATGCTACTTTATGAGCTTCCCTACATGCTCTACCATCTCAACCAAGCGATTGCTATAGCCCCATTCATTATCGTACCAGGCTACTACCTTGCAGAGATTGCCAGCTACTACCTTAGTTAGCTTGGTATCTACAATGCAGCTGTGTGGATCACCGACAAAATCTCGGCTGACTAGCTCTTCTTCGGTGTAGTCTATGATCCCCTTGTGGGAAGAATTGCAGGCTTTAATGATAATTTTGTTAATTTCTTCGGCGCTAATATCACGCTTTGCCAAAAAGGTAATATCACTAAGTGATACTACTGGGGTAGGCACGCGAATACTTAAACCATCAAAATTGCCTTCTAGTTCTGGTACCGTGAGGGCAGCTGCAATAGCCGCACCAGTGGTTGTAGGCACTATGTTTTCGGCGGCACTACGAGCTTCACGCAAATCTTTATTAGGACCATCCTGCAAAACCTGGCTGGCGGTGTAGCTGTGGATTGTGGTCATCATTGATTTTTCTATACCTATTTCTTTTGAGAGTACGGCCATAATTGGCGCGATACAGTTGGTGGTGCAAGAAGCGTTAGATATAATCTTCTGATCGGCTGGAATTTTTTGGTGATTGGCACCAAAAACAAATGTATCTTGTTTTTCGTGGCCAGCTTCATCTTTCTTTTCAGGGGCAGATAATACAACCTTTTTGGCGCCGGCTTTTATGTGCATCTCCAGGCCCTCTCTGGTGGTGAAAAACCCAGTCGATTCTATTACTACATCAATATTCATTTCTTTCCAGGGCAGCAAGCTAGGGTCTTTTTCGGCTAAAACTTTGATTTTTTTACCATCGACCGTGATGCCATCATCTTGGCTAGATACCTGATGGTGGTAAGCCCCATAATTGCTGTCGTGCCTTAGTAGGTGTGCCAAGGTAGTGGTGTCGGTGAGGTCATTAACCGCAACAACTTGTAAATTGGGGTTTGCAAAGGCTATTTTGAAGGCATTGCGACCTATCCTTCCAAAACCATTAATAGCTACTCTTACCATTGGTAATCCTTTCTGCTTATACTTATGCTTTATATTATAACAGTTTTATGGCCCTGGCGTAGTGGTAGGGGCTTGGTTGTTGTGATTATCATCCGCTGCGGCTTGAATGGGTCTATCAACCTCTATAGGCACCGAAGTAGTGTTAGCCGCTGCTGAGGTGGGATTATTGGTGGCGTTTGGTGTACCCTGGATCTTTTCGGCAGCTGGGAGGGGTGGCAAACTAGCTATATTAGCTTCAGAAGGCGCAGCTTGGGCATGAAATGCTTCGTGAGCGTCCTTGCGAGCATTA is a window encoding:
- a CDS encoding carbohydrate kinase family protein produces the protein MNLDIITVGSVGFDIFISGKSIKPSLMSKDDSITLQSGAQYQVDHSVYEAGGPGLNSAICFARQGIKTGCIARTGKDHLANQIKIILKHEGIEHELLINNPEHHTDLNIHIVTERAQDIDLSYKNSVNSLRGHDVRFPGLTARALYLAELPVDFKLFKFFVEWAKSCGASLIANVTSTSGYKTKQMNYALSRLTSMMMPIDFASSFFDGVSDSAEIIRQLSALGSKSVLLYDVSKESYAFHDQTMYSCGTYKKVNPLDMTGANDIFAASYASAIFQQKTVPEALTFASANACSVLEVFGTRAGVLRKPALRTIKVETGVL
- a CDS encoding transketolase family protein → MNKDAKLNPDIFSQDMVYESNRLGFGEGLLEAGKIDDSIVAMTADLTESTQVELFKKAFPDRFIEVGVAEQNMVTVASGLAAVGKKPFTTSYASFSPGRNWEQIRTTICLNDRNVKIVGCHAGVSVGPDGATHQMLEDIALMRALPNMTVIVPCDSTEARKATMALAKTASPGYLRLAREKTAVVTTDSTPFVIGKALVLRDGKDLTLVACGTLVYEALKAAEELAKQGVDVEVINCPTIKPLDNELILKSANKTKKVITVEEAQASGGLGGAVAELISEQSAATLWRIGIKDRYGQSGEVKQLWAEYQLDSASIINLASKLLKAPKR
- a CDS encoding transketolase, which encodes MIHSTKELELIANQIRQDIIYMLVQAGSGHTAGPLGMADVFTALYFEVLRHKPKDPNWPDRDRVVLSNGHINPVLYATMANSGYFPRSELKTLRKFGTRLQGHPERTRLPGLETTSGPLGSGISQASGMAYGLRMDSQKEQRVWCLTSDGEHQEGNTWEAIMFAGKNKLSNLTVVVDRNNIQIDGVTEDIMPLEPFAMKYQAFNWHVIEIDGHNFEEIISAMQQSRAIFEKPTCIVAHTIPGKGVDFMEFDYRWHGMPPGLKDIPGDPPKEVQAKMALERLRTLNGKIRSEHE
- a CDS encoding RpiB/LacA/LacB family sugar-phosphate isomerase, yielding MKVFIAADHAGFIKKQGLAKKLEGSYELFDMGPYKLDPDDDYPLYAKKVSLAVTENAKSMGILICHSGEGMAIAANKVKGIRAVAVLNKSQAFETRQDNDSNVLSLSSGELSDKQLYEISKLWLDTPFSELARHKRRIEEIGQIESESGL
- the gap gene encoding type I glyceraldehyde-3-phosphate dehydrogenase, coding for MVRVAINGFGRIGRNAFKIAFANPNLQVVAVNDLTDTTTLAHLLRHDSNYGAYHHQVSSQDDGITVDGKKIKVLAEKDPSLLPWKEMNIDVVIESTGFFTTREGLEMHIKAGAKKVVLSAPEKKDEAGHEKQDTFVFGANHQKIPADQKIISNASCTTNCIAPIMAVLSKEIGIEKSMMTTIHSYTASQVLQDGPNKDLREARSAAENIVPTTTGAAIAAALTVPELEGNFDGLSIRVPTPVVSLSDITFLAKRDISAEEINKIIIKACNSSHKGIIDYTEEELVSRDFVGDPHSCIVDTKLTKVVAGNLCKVVAWYDNEWGYSNRLVEMVEHVGKLIK